A stretch of DNA from Mucilaginibacter daejeonensis:
CAAAAGCTCAAAGATGTAGAGGACCGTGATCGCATACGGAACTGGCAACCCCCTATCACCGGCACCGACATCATGGAGCTATTCGGGCTCCAGGAAGGCCGAGAGGTAGGCATCATTAAGAATAAGATACGGGAAGCCATATTAGAAGGCGACATCCCGAACACCTACGAAGATGCATTGGCCTTTACGATCGCTGCCGGCGAGCAGATCGGCTTAAAAGTTGTGGCGAGACCTAATTGAATTTTAAAGTAATATTTTTGAACATTAAATCAACCTATTAAAAATGGCAGTATACCGGTTCAGGGTAACTTTTGAAGATTATGACGACATCAGCAGAGAGATCGATATCAAATCGACCCATACCTTTGTTGACCTACATAAAGCAATTCATCAGTCGGTGGGCTATGATCCTGAGTACTCTTCATCATTTTACATCAGTAACGATCAATGGACCAAAGGCGAAGAGCTGGCCTACAAACCTTCGGAGCGCAAAGTGAACCGGGGCGTAACATTGATGGAGAACGCCAAGCTGGCCAAATTCATTGACGACCCTCACCAAAAATTCTACTACACCTCTAATTTTGACCGTCCGTTCGATTTTCATGTCGAACTGGTGAAGATACTGGACGAAGCACCTGGTGCCACATATCCACTTACCGCTAAAACAGTAGGCGAAGCGCCTAAACAATTTGGCAACGTAGTCGCACCAGCCTCTGGAACGGCCAATGCGGTAAGTGAAGACCTTGATTTCCTGAATGAAATGGAATATAATCCTGAGGATACCGAGCATTTCAGTGAAGTGACCGAGGACGGCGGAACCGATAGCGAAGAGAACGATGAAGAGGATGAATTCAGCAACGAGTTCTCAGATGATGAGAACTATGACGAAGAAGAACGTGGTGGTCGTGGTGGCCGCAACGACGATTATTGATCATTGAACAACAACAGATATCATTTGTCATCCTGAGCGATCAGGATGACTTTTTTATTTGATCTCAGCCGATCTTAGATGACCAGCCATAAATACCTGATATGTGTAGTAGGCCCCACAGCCATTGGGAAAACGGCTGCGGCCATAGCCCTGGCAAGACACTATCATACTGAGATCATATCAGCAGACTCGAGGCAATTCTACCGGGAGATGAGCATTGGTACAGCTAAACCCACCGATGACGAACAAGCCCAGGCGGTACACCACTTTGTGAACTCGCACAGTGTCAATGAACTTTTCAACGTTGGAGACTTTGAAGCTCAAGGGCTCAGTAAGTTGGAGGAGATATTCAGCGATCATGGCATCGCGATCATGGCTGGCGGATCGGGCCTTTATGTAAATGCGATCACCAAAGGTT
This window harbors:
- a CDS encoding plasmid pRiA4b ORF-3 family protein, whose translation is MAVYRFRVTFEDYDDISREIDIKSTHTFVDLHKAIHQSVGYDPEYSSSFYISNDQWTKGEELAYKPSERKVNRGVTLMENAKLAKFIDDPHQKFYYTSNFDRPFDFHVELVKILDEAPGATYPLTAKTVGEAPKQFGNVVAPASGTANAVSEDLDFLNEMEYNPEDTEHFSEVTEDGGTDSEENDEEDEFSNEFSDDENYDEEERGGRGGRNDDY